From the genome of Argentina anserina chromosome 4, drPotAnse1.1, whole genome shotgun sequence, one region includes:
- the LOC126792639 gene encoding uncharacterized protein LOC126792639 isoform X1, with amino-acid sequence MERNRRPGDKTKSDREKVKVIEWEEFEQELARLWSLSSALKEAQEKKQSLQLKLHSLIEVEAESLNRSNELEEMKQKLEARKVVMRNLSMHSMLAVEETKKKEGQLSTELRSLLVAGTALSVARKRLEESNQLLSGENGYIRLKNLQKMLRRRQQNMITQVSLLYPVKFTMGPAHEQELESFPNTSRSGNSARFKPANQGTLTILGLHLTMLPFKMTSFFTDKKEVQKSATALGYVGYAVCLIASYLKVPLRYPLRLGGSHSYIIDYGPFVDPSTSDLTSNTVVSLDVKHVEFPLFLDGQDTTRAAYAVFLLNKDLEQLLNYIGVKSLGPRHVLGNLKELVRTIQSVDYIDT; translated from the exons atgGAACGCAACCGAAGGCCCGGCGATAAGACCAAGAGCGATCGCGAGAAGGTGAAGGTAATAGAATGGGAGGAATTCGAGCAGGAGCTTGCGAGGCTTTGGAGTCTGTCATCTGCGCTCAAAGAAGCTCAGGAGAAGAAGCAGAGTCTTCAGCTCAAGCTCCACTCTCTCATTGAG GTTGAAGCTGAGTCATTAAATCGATCgaatgagcttgaggagatgAAGCAGAAACTGGAGGCTAGAAAAGTGGTGATGAGAAACTTGTCTATGCATTCTATGCTTGCTGTGGaggaaacaaaaaagaaagagggaCAGCTCAGTACAGAGTTAAGATCGCTATTGGTTGCTGGGACGGCTCTATCAGTAGCTAGGAAGCGCCTGGAG GAGTCAAATCAGCTACTTTCCGGAGAAAATGGATATATTCGCCTTAAAAACTTGCAAAAGATGCTAAGAAGAAGACAACAAAATATGATAACACAAGTTTCATTATTGTATCCTGTGAAGTTCACTATGGGTCCAGCACACGAACAGGAGCTTGAATCATTTCCTAACACTAGTAGATCAG GGAATTCTGCTCGATTTAAACCTGCAAATCAGGGGACATTGACAATTTTAGGTTTGCATTTGACTATGCTGCCATTTAAAATGACGAGTTTCTTCACGGACAAGAAAGAGGTTCAGAAGTCTGCAACAGCCCTAGGATATGTTGGTTAT GCTGTTTGCCTTATAGCCTCCTACTTAAAAGTTCCATTGCGTTATCCTTTGCGCTTGGGTGGTTCCCATTCCTATATTATTGATTATGGACCATTCGTAGACCCTTCAACATCTGATTTAACGTCAAATACAGTGGTTTCCTTGGATGTAAAACATGTGGAGTTCCCACTCTTTTTAGATGGTCAAGACACAACAAGAGCAGCTTATGCTGTATTCTTACTAAACAAG GATTTAGAACAGCTTCTGAATTACATTGGTGTAAAAAGCTTAGGGCCACGGCATGTCCTGGGCAATTTGAAGGAGCTTGTAAGGACCATTCAGTCTGTAGATTATATTGACACGTGA
- the LOC126792639 gene encoding uncharacterized protein LOC126792639 isoform X2 yields the protein MKQKLEARKVVMRNLSMHSMLAVEETKKKEGQLSTELRSLLVAGTALSVARKRLEESNQLLSGENGYIRLKNLQKMLRRRQQNMITQVSLLYPVKFTMGPAHEQELESFPNTSRSGNSARFKPANQGTLTILGLHLTMLPFKMTSFFTDKKEVQKSATALGYVGYAVCLIASYLKVPLRYPLRLGGSHSYIIDYGPFVDPSTSDLTSNTVVSLDVKHVEFPLFLDGQDTTRAAYAVFLLNKDLEQLLNYIGVKSLGPRHVLGNLKELVRTIQSVDYIDT from the exons atgAAGCAGAAACTGGAGGCTAGAAAAGTGGTGATGAGAAACTTGTCTATGCATTCTATGCTTGCTGTGGaggaaacaaaaaagaaagagggaCAGCTCAGTACAGAGTTAAGATCGCTATTGGTTGCTGGGACGGCTCTATCAGTAGCTAGGAAGCGCCTGGAG GAGTCAAATCAGCTACTTTCCGGAGAAAATGGATATATTCGCCTTAAAAACTTGCAAAAGATGCTAAGAAGAAGACAACAAAATATGATAACACAAGTTTCATTATTGTATCCTGTGAAGTTCACTATGGGTCCAGCACACGAACAGGAGCTTGAATCATTTCCTAACACTAGTAGATCAG GGAATTCTGCTCGATTTAAACCTGCAAATCAGGGGACATTGACAATTTTAGGTTTGCATTTGACTATGCTGCCATTTAAAATGACGAGTTTCTTCACGGACAAGAAAGAGGTTCAGAAGTCTGCAACAGCCCTAGGATATGTTGGTTAT GCTGTTTGCCTTATAGCCTCCTACTTAAAAGTTCCATTGCGTTATCCTTTGCGCTTGGGTGGTTCCCATTCCTATATTATTGATTATGGACCATTCGTAGACCCTTCAACATCTGATTTAACGTCAAATACAGTGGTTTCCTTGGATGTAAAACATGTGGAGTTCCCACTCTTTTTAGATGGTCAAGACACAACAAGAGCAGCTTATGCTGTATTCTTACTAAACAAG GATTTAGAACAGCTTCTGAATTACATTGGTGTAAAAAGCTTAGGGCCACGGCATGTCCTGGGCAATTTGAAGGAGCTTGTAAGGACCATTCAGTCTGTAGATTATATTGACACGTGA